From the genome of Primulina eburnea isolate SZY01 chromosome 12, ASM2296580v1, whole genome shotgun sequence, one region includes:
- the LOC140808294 gene encoding uncharacterized protein, whose protein sequence is MFPSSKNDKAFDFFLRRSSFLSDQQNPSSKQDEPVPFFLNFPSPFFDEYEMPLNQILSQSQIMATNHHFMVDQIENNSTVTKPNIAASKSNGKEADQGISPNGINLTPPRRRNMSMVPRKRTGKKDRHSKICTAQGIRDRRMRLSLQVARKFFDLQDMLGFDKASKTIEWLFTKSKKAIKDLEKDHPHISTSEARSESFLSECEVMSGIEETSNIDVKEGMMNFAPAKIITGPFCLNPSEKTDKRSKKAECNSTDRVSRDKARARARSRTREKMMIKWCNKSNPNHENEDVLKLESLTSSCPFEGVDQESRSHDQENKVSPFMSDFNSFGEQISSDEGTIEKLLGNSRTPSSYPISDYSHFSDSVAGCLDSNAHFMGFLGNWDLFNSDKITSSPSEYSATDQVPFAGNPISVYSASAPNFHVFHQ, encoded by the coding sequence ATGTTTCCTTCATCAAAGAACGACAAGGCTTTCGATTTCTTTTTGAGAAGGTCCTCTTTCCTCAGTGATCAACAAAACCCTAGCTCCAAACAAGATGAACCAGTCCCCTTTTTCTTGAACTTTCCTTCTCCATTTTTCGATGAATACGAAATGCCCTTGAATCAGATTTTATCGCAGAGCCAGATCATGGCCACAAATCATCATTTTATGGTTGATCAGATTGAGAATAACAGCACTGTGACCAAACCAAATATTGCGGCCTCAAAGTCGAATGGGAAGGAAGCTGATCAAGGGATTAGTCCCAACGGGATTAATCTTACACCACCTCGGAGGCGAAATATGAGCATGGTTCCACGGAAAAGAACTGGCAAGAAAGACAGACACAGCAAGATTTGCACAGCACAGGGTATTAGAGACAGGAGGATGAGATTATCCCTTCAAGTGGCGCGCAAATTCTTCGATCTTCAAGACATGTTAGGCTTCGATAAAGCAAGCAAAACCATTGAATGGCTCTTTACAAAATCGAAGAAGGCTATTAAGGACCTGGAGAAAGACCATCCACACATTTCTACAAGTGAAGCGAGGAGTGAATCATTTCTTTCTGAATGTGAAGTCATGTCAGGAATTGAGGAGACTTCAAATATTGATGTCAAAGAAGGTATGATGAATTTTGCACCGGCCAAAATTATTACGGGGCCATTTTGCCTAAACCCAAGCGAGAAAACCGACAAAAGATCGAAAAAAGCCGAGTGTAATTCCACGGATAGGGTGTCAAGAGACAAGGCAAGAGCAAGGGCAAGGAGCAGAACAAGAGAGAAAATGATGATCAAATGGTGCAACAAATCAAACCCCAACCATGAAAATGAAGATGTCCTCAAATTAGAGTCTTTAACCAGCAGCTGCCCATTTGAAGGAGTTGATCAAGAATCAAGATCCCATGATCAAGAAAATAAGGTCTCGCCATTTATGTCTGATTTCAACTCATTCGGGGAGCAGATATCATCCGATGAGGGCACAATAGAGAAATTGCTTGGAAATTCAAGAACCCCGAGTTCTTACCCTATTTCTGACTACAGCCACTTCTCTGATTCTGTCGCAGGTTGCCTAGATTCCAACGCTCATTTCATGGGATTCCTCGGAAATTGGGATCTGTTTAACAGTGACAAAATCACTTCATCGCCAAGTGAATATTCAGCAACAGATCAAGTTCCATTTGCAGGTAACCCTATCTCTGTATACTCGGCTAGCGCCCCGAATTTCCATGTATTTCATCAATAA